The genomic DNA CCCGGCGGCTCATCGACGATGTAGGGCGGCAGATTGCGGATATAGTTGGCGTGGCGGAACTTGCCTTCCGCGACCGTCTTGCACTTCAAGGTCTTGACGACCTTCGGATTAGCCTTGCCGCTCGCGATCAGTTGCTCGAGGCCATTCTTGTCGATGGGCGCAAGGCACCCCGTCAGCACTGTCTTTTGAACGACGGCAGTCATCTTTTTCTCCCTGGCAGCCGTGAAAAACGGCAGGATACCGAACGGTCTGTTTCCTTGCATAGGGCGTGCCAAAGCGGGCGGAAAACGAAATGCGAGGCGATGGAGCCGCTTAAGCGTCGCTGCCCGCGGATTGATCAGCCGCGCTCTGCTCAAAGGCGATGCAGATGCGCGCGCCGATGCGAATCTTTTCGGCGCGAAACAGATGCGGCTTGATGATACCGCGCGGCTGCGGGTAAGTTCGTCGCCATGGCCAAGACGTCATCGAAGAAGACCTCGCCCCACGCCGCCATCGGCGACGACGAATCCGCGCGCGGGCGCCTGCTCAGCGCCGCATCGCATCTGTTCTGCAAGAACGGAATCAATGCCACCGGTATCGATGCGATCATCGAGGAGGCCGGCACCGCGAAGACCACGCTCTACAAGCTGTTCGGCTCCAAGACCAACCTCGTCAACGCAGTGCTGGAGAGCGAAGGCAAGCAGTGGCGCGAATGGTTCATCGCCGCCATGGAGGAAGGCGGCGGCGACGCGCAGGCCAAGCTGGCGCGCATCTTCCCGGCGCTGAAGAGCTGGTTTGGCGAAGAGCGCTTCTACGGCTGCCCCTTCATCAACGCCGTCGGCGAGCACGACAAGGACGCCAAGCAGTTCCGGAACATCGCGCTGAAGCACAAGAAGATCGTGCTCGGCCACATCGAGAAGCTCGCCGGCGAGCTCGGATCAAACGAGCCGGTCGTGCTCGCGCATCAACTCGGCCTCCTCATCGATGGCGCGATCGTCGCCGCGATGGTGTCGCGCGATCCCGGCGTCGCCGATACGGCCGCGCTCGCTGCGGGCCCCCTGCTCGGTCAGGCAAAGACGAAGAAGAGGCGCGGGGCGGAGCATTTGGAGGCGGTGTGATCGCTCTCACTTTGTAGCCCGCATGGAGCGGAGCGGAATGCGGGAACACCCTCCCGGATTGCGCTCCGCTCCATCCGGGCTACGGCGGAGGACGATTCAACGTCTCCACAAACTGCCCGATCGCCGCCAGCACCGGCTGCTGATCGCCTGCGAAGAACCAGTGATCCTCGCCATCGAGCTCGACGAACTGCGCACCCTTGATCCGGCTCGCGATATCGCGCCCGGCGGCGATCCGCACGGCCCGGTCGCCGCGCCGGTGCAGCACCAGCGTCGGCACGTTGATCTCAGGCAGAAGGTGCCGCACGTCGGCGTCGCGAAAGGCTTCGAGCACGGCCGAGATGCCGCCGGGACTGGACGCCGCGCGCAGCAATCCGGCCCACCAGGCGCGCGCCTTCGGATCGCCCGCAAGGCTCGGCGCGAAGGTCTCGATCCCGACCGGCCCGCCCCATTGCGCGACCAGATGCCTGCTCCAGGCGTCATACTGACTGGCGCGCAAGGCATGCGGGTAATCCTCCGACCAGCATCCCTTGGCCAAGGCGCCGAACAGGATGAGCCCGGCCACGACGCGCGGCTGATCGACCGCAAATTTGACGCAAGCCGGCCCGCATTCGGACGCGCCGAACAGTACGACGCGGCGGGAATCCACCGCGCGCAGCACGGTGCCGATATCCTCCGCGG from Bradyrhizobium sp. CCBAU 53351 includes the following:
- a CDS encoding TetR/AcrR family transcriptional regulator, which encodes MAKTSSKKTSPHAAIGDDESARGRLLSAASHLFCKNGINATGIDAIIEEAGTAKTTLYKLFGSKTNLVNAVLESEGKQWREWFIAAMEEGGGDAQAKLARIFPALKSWFGEERFYGCPFINAVGEHDKDAKQFRNIALKHKKIVLGHIEKLAGELGSNEPVVLAHQLGLLIDGAIVAAMVSRDPGVADTAALAAGPLLGQAKTKKRRGAEHLEAV